The Paenalcaligenes faecalis genome has a window encoding:
- a CDS encoding DUF3772 domain-containing protein: MIILIHVVSLSAKAQDVDALSGISVGLEQAQLDLKVIQNTLNEPERSLSDQQLLDLRNRLFSIQSQAGSIDESLSPALVGVQARLAELGQSDPEVAEDEDVKKQRENLTSEATSISSQLKITRLIAVEAEQALEDLGNRRRQQFQAVISQRGLSPFSPSLWSQLRHKLPEDLIALKLSFSTFRDSLTEVSAGAKSFFIIMALVWVLSCLYVWKLFIRFLLTRSQSTRLRRSLLATMLVGVYVSIPTGTLLILFSIMNRAQGLSQELEVFLQQFVGVVALASFMAGLGRALLAPTKPSWRLPNLPNSVAKSLQWLPVVLGVVIVTLWTLQQLTHVVSSSISTVLLTNGLFAVGLNVVVGLGAWRAQRYYASEGQLTLATPLATSLHGLALKLVLVAVVLSLFMLAIGYTALSNLIIQEVIWLALVVFTTYLLFCLIGDVANAALNRFKEDQGAQQLTESQGRIRSQMALLLAGAVKILLLLVALTLFFLPFGEDPMVWLHRRLAFLFQGFTFGEVTLKPAAFLYGAIVLVVGTWVVQSLQSWLAERYLPHTRLDPGMRSSAARLVSYVGYVVAGVMALSAAGIGFDRMAWIVSALSVGIGFGLQAVVQNFVSGLLLLAERPIKVGDWVSLGTVEGNVRRINARATEIEMFDRSTVIVPNSEFITKTVRNVTLSDPLGRGRITVVMPVNTNASVVRQCLLDAVESTEEVLTEPSPSVIIDGFESGGIAFSLYFFVASPRLVNGIRSQVFFKVLENFEKISLALHPTQRMELIETTASSVGSTATKAESS, translated from the coding sequence TTGATTATATTGATTCATGTCGTAAGTCTTTCAGCCAAAGCTCAGGATGTGGATGCGCTGAGTGGGATATCTGTAGGGTTGGAGCAGGCTCAGCTCGATTTAAAAGTGATTCAAAATACACTAAATGAGCCAGAGCGTAGCCTAAGTGATCAGCAGTTACTTGATTTACGTAATCGCTTATTTTCTATTCAGTCTCAAGCGGGATCTATTGATGAGTCTTTGTCTCCTGCTTTAGTGGGGGTGCAGGCTCGATTAGCGGAGTTGGGGCAATCGGATCCAGAGGTGGCTGAGGACGAGGACGTTAAAAAGCAGAGAGAAAACCTCACCAGCGAAGCCACTAGCATCAGTAGTCAATTAAAAATAACCCGCTTGATCGCTGTAGAGGCAGAGCAAGCCCTAGAGGACTTAGGTAATAGGCGTAGGCAGCAATTTCAGGCGGTGATTAGCCAACGCGGTTTATCACCGTTTTCACCTTCGTTATGGTCGCAATTAAGGCATAAACTCCCTGAGGATTTGATTGCGTTAAAGCTGAGCTTTAGCACGTTTAGAGATAGTCTTACCGAGGTCTCTGCCGGAGCCAAATCCTTTTTTATCATAATGGCCTTAGTTTGGGTGCTTAGCTGCCTTTACGTATGGAAATTATTTATCCGATTTTTGTTAACGCGTAGTCAGTCTACTCGGTTACGGCGTAGTTTATTGGCAACGATGTTAGTAGGTGTGTATGTATCTATCCCTACCGGAACGTTATTGATTCTCTTTTCTATTATGAATAGGGCGCAGGGACTAAGCCAAGAGCTAGAGGTATTTTTACAGCAATTTGTAGGTGTGGTGGCTTTGGCTTCTTTTATGGCAGGATTAGGCCGAGCTTTATTAGCTCCTACTAAACCAAGTTGGCGTTTACCAAACCTGCCTAATTCTGTCGCTAAGTCGCTGCAGTGGTTACCGGTGGTGTTGGGTGTAGTCATCGTGACACTTTGGACTTTGCAGCAACTAACACATGTGGTGAGCTCCAGTATCAGTACGGTCTTACTGACTAATGGCTTATTTGCAGTGGGGCTCAATGTGGTGGTTGGGCTGGGGGCCTGGAGAGCGCAACGGTATTATGCCTCAGAAGGGCAGCTAACTCTTGCCACTCCACTTGCAACAAGCCTACATGGATTGGCATTAAAGCTGGTATTGGTTGCAGTGGTATTAAGTTTGTTTATGTTGGCCATTGGGTATACCGCTCTGAGTAATCTGATCATTCAAGAGGTTATCTGGTTGGCATTGGTGGTATTTACGACCTATCTTTTGTTTTGTCTAATTGGGGACGTAGCCAATGCAGCCTTAAATAGGTTTAAAGAGGATCAAGGGGCTCAGCAGCTTACAGAAAGTCAGGGGCGCATACGTAGCCAAATGGCTTTGTTATTGGCTGGTGCAGTTAAAATTCTATTATTGCTTGTGGCCTTAACTTTATTCTTTCTGCCGTTTGGTGAGGACCCGATGGTGTGGTTGCACCGTCGCTTAGCTTTTTTATTCCAAGGTTTTACTTTCGGAGAGGTCACGCTAAAACCGGCGGCTTTTTTATACGGTGCCATCGTTTTAGTTGTGGGGACGTGGGTGGTACAAAGCTTACAAAGTTGGCTGGCTGAGCGTTATTTGCCCCATACGCGACTTGACCCCGGGATGCGCTCATCCGCAGCTCGACTGGTCAGTTACGTGGGTTATGTGGTGGCAGGGGTCATGGCACTATCAGCAGCAGGCATTGGGTTTGACCGCATGGCTTGGATTGTCAGTGCGTTATCTGTGGGTATAGGTTTTGGCTTGCAGGCCGTGGTGCAGAACTTTGTTTCGGGTTTGCTGCTCTTAGCTGAACGTCCCATCAAAGTGGGGGATTGGGTTAGTTTAGGCACGGTAGAGGGCAATGTACGTCGTATTAACGCACGGGCAACAGAAATTGAAATGTTTGATCGTTCAACTGTCATTGTGCCAAATTCCGAGTTCATTACGAAGACGGTTCGCAATGTTACGCTCAGTGACCCGTTGGGACGGGGGCGTATCACAGTAGTCATGCCAGTAAATACCAATGCGAGCGTGGTGCGTCAATGTTTATTGGATGCGGTGGAGAGTACCGAAGAGGTGCTGACAGAGCCCAGTCCCAGTGTGATTATTGATGGCTTTGAGTCTGGTGGTATTGCATTTAGTTTGTACTTTTTTGTGGCATCCCCTCGGCTGGTCAATGGTATTCGTAGTCAGGTGTTTTTTAAAGTATTAGAAAATTTTGAAAAAATAAGTCTTGCTTTACATCCAACGCAGCGGATGGAGTTGATCGAAACGACGGCTTCGTCAGTAGGCTCGACTGCTACAAAAGCAGAGAGCTCGTAA
- a CDS encoding SphA family protein has product MKQTLKKRLALTLLLIAYTVYLPANAAENGNGTYLMGSKGSTAGVIGPPGWYFQNDTYMYRAKSQSSALLPIDGEIVANVRATAMVNLPTIIWISDKSIAQQKFGLLATFPIGYKNTRAQVDLNWQEGPLELLALRDKKLSIGDPVLGAFIGNQINNWHWQWSSSVNIPIGQYKVGNLSNMGYKHWSWDNSLALSWFSTTQQWEITQIVGHTLNNKNQKTHYKSGQEIHWDGVISRYLSNRWQVGINAYHYQQISADSGAGAVLGAYKGRSSAAGFHVGYTTPQGTTFRLKSMHEFNVKNRVKGNALLLTLAMPL; this is encoded by the coding sequence ATGAAACAAACATTAAAAAAGCGACTTGCCTTAACTCTTTTACTTATAGCTTATACCGTTTATTTACCGGCCAACGCAGCGGAAAATGGTAATGGAACCTATTTAATGGGCTCCAAAGGCAGTACCGCTGGGGTTATAGGGCCACCTGGATGGTACTTTCAAAATGACACCTATATGTATAGAGCCAAAAGCCAAAGTAGTGCTCTTTTACCTATAGATGGAGAAATTGTGGCTAATGTGCGTGCTACCGCCATGGTTAACCTACCTACCATCATTTGGATCAGTGACAAATCCATAGCACAACAAAAATTTGGTTTACTGGCCACCTTTCCTATCGGGTATAAAAACACGCGAGCTCAGGTAGACCTAAATTGGCAAGAAGGCCCATTGGAACTCTTGGCTTTACGTGATAAAAAGCTATCCATTGGTGATCCTGTGTTGGGCGCCTTTATAGGTAATCAAATTAATAACTGGCACTGGCAATGGTCTAGCTCAGTCAATATACCCATTGGCCAATACAAAGTCGGCAACCTATCCAATATGGGTTATAAGCATTGGTCTTGGGATAATAGTCTGGCCCTTAGTTGGTTCTCTACGACCCAGCAATGGGAGATCACTCAAATTGTGGGCCATACGCTCAATAATAAAAATCAAAAAACACACTACAAAAGCGGTCAAGAAATACATTGGGATGGTGTGATTTCTCGCTATTTAAGCAATCGCTGGCAAGTCGGGATCAATGCCTACCACTACCAACAAATCAGTGCCGACTCAGGCGCTGGAGCCGTACTGGGGGCCTATAAAGGGCGCAGTTCTGCGGCAGGCTTTCATGTTGGTTACACGACGCCCCAAGGCACCACCTTTCGCCTTAAATCCATGCATGAATTTAATGTAAAAAATCGAGTTAAAGGCAATGCGTTATTGCTGACTCTAGCGATGCCTCTTTAA
- the selD gene encoding selenide, water dikinase SelD codes for MSNPLSTDAVRLTSLAHGGGCGCKIAPGVLSELLSSMPSMQGYTNLLVGTDTSDDAAVYQLNEQQALIATTDFFMPIVDDPYDFGRIAATNALSDVYAMGGTPIMALAIVGMPINTMSKTDIGLILKGGADVCQAAGIPVAGGHSIDSVEPIYGLAAMGLVHPKQVRKNASAQAGDVLILGKGLGVGVMSAAFKKNQLSDADYAVMIQSTTQLNKPGIALASLDGVHALTDVTGFGLLGHAWEIARGSELQLMIDFAQLPWLPNVPELAAQGFITGASGRNWQAYGEHIDLCASLTETQRGMLTDPQTSGGLLVSCRPDVADQVVALFHDQGFEYACVIGEAQRGAPGVHVR; via the coding sequence ATGTCAAATCCCCTTTCTACTGACGCTGTGCGTCTGACTTCGCTTGCCCATGGTGGCGGTTGTGGTTGCAAAATCGCCCCCGGTGTGTTGTCTGAGCTGTTGTCTTCTATGCCCTCTATGCAAGGGTATACCAATTTATTGGTGGGTACAGATACCTCTGATGATGCGGCAGTCTATCAGCTAAATGAACAGCAGGCCTTAATCGCAACGACCGATTTTTTTATGCCTATTGTGGATGATCCGTATGATTTTGGACGTATTGCCGCAACGAATGCCTTGTCGGATGTGTATGCAATGGGTGGTACGCCTATTATGGCGTTAGCGATTGTGGGGATGCCCATAAATACCATGAGTAAAACTGATATTGGCTTAATCCTAAAAGGGGGGGCTGATGTCTGTCAGGCCGCTGGCATTCCTGTTGCGGGTGGGCATTCCATTGATTCGGTTGAGCCGATTTATGGTTTGGCGGCGATGGGGTTAGTACATCCTAAACAGGTGCGTAAAAATGCGTCAGCCCAAGCCGGTGATGTATTGATTTTAGGTAAAGGCCTAGGTGTGGGTGTTATGTCAGCTGCCTTTAAGAAAAATCAGCTCTCAGACGCCGATTATGCCGTCATGATTCAAAGTACAACCCAATTAAATAAACCAGGCATTGCTTTGGCCTCTTTAGATGGGGTGCACGCGTTAACCGATGTGACCGGTTTTGGTTTGTTGGGGCATGCGTGGGAGATTGCGCGGGGTTCTGAGCTGCAGTTAATGATAGATTTTGCTCAATTGCCTTGGTTACCTAATGTGCCTGAATTAGCGGCGCAGGGTTTTATTACCGGCGCTTCTGGCCGTAACTGGCAAGCGTATGGTGAGCATATTGATTTATGTGCTTCTTTGACAGAGACACAGCGCGGTATGCTGACAGATCCTCAGACCTCGGGTGGGTTATTGGTTTCATGTCGCCCTGATGTCGCTGATCAGGTTGTCGCCTTATTCCATGACCAAGGTTTTGAGTATGCGTGTGTTATTGGTGAGGCCCAGCGTGGGGCCCCCGGGGTTCACGTCAGATAA
- the selB gene encoding selenocysteine-specific translation elongation factor: MIVGTAGHIDHGKTALIRALTGVNTDRLVDEQKRGITIALGYAYSPLGNGDILGFVDVPGHESLVHTMVAGASGIDYAMLVVAADDGIMPQTQEHIAILSLLGLQRGCVVITKKDRADSSRISTLQNDLTALLQNTFLATAPCFVVDSLSTVGIAELNQHLHDQAQRIERRAADGLFRLAVDRVFTLEGQGTVVTGTVYAGLAHANDAHADIQLMPAKKTVRLRSIHAQNTPSATALAGQRCALNLAGIAKDQIERGDWIADARCFEPSVRVDVRLNLLSSADAAIKTWSPLHVHIGAAHYLAHVVPLSQDLIQPGQTALAQLVFDTPICAMPSDRFILRNAQAKLTVGGGVVLDPNAPDRKRRALARLAWLDGVESYLDGRGLESLLRQAPYGLSVLFLQRLIGGEVHDLRIPESALWVKSSRHSSQVLIHNNAWEYLLARVETVLAEAHERYPDEPGVEAARLRRMVAPKASDALWFAVLQTLTERHRVALNGPWYHLTAHTVSFSPEEESIAHQLIGLSYAGQYNPPWVRDMAATLEVPEDQLRALGRKLVRQGVLFQVVRDLYYHRDHVVALANHFSELSAEKGLKAADFRDHLSLGRKRTIQILEFFERIGYTRRLRDRHLIRPDNTVFSKSST, translated from the coding sequence ATGATTGTTGGCACAGCCGGTCATATTGACCATGGAAAAACGGCACTGATTCGTGCCTTAACGGGTGTGAATACCGATCGCTTAGTTGATGAGCAAAAACGAGGTATTACGATTGCTTTGGGGTATGCCTATAGCCCTTTGGGTAATGGTGATATTTTGGGCTTTGTGGATGTGCCGGGGCATGAGAGTCTGGTGCATACGATGGTTGCTGGGGCGTCTGGCATTGACTATGCCATGTTAGTCGTAGCGGCTGATGATGGGATCATGCCACAAACTCAGGAACACATTGCTATTTTATCTTTGCTTGGTCTGCAGCGAGGCTGTGTTGTTATTACAAAAAAAGATCGTGCAGATTCATCGCGTATTAGCACATTGCAAAATGACCTAACGGCATTGTTGCAAAACACGTTTTTGGCTACTGCCCCTTGTTTTGTTGTGGATAGTTTGTCTACTGTTGGTATTGCCGAACTAAATCAACATTTACATGATCAGGCCCAGCGCATAGAGAGACGAGCTGCAGATGGTTTGTTTAGACTAGCCGTGGATCGTGTATTTACCCTAGAAGGGCAGGGTACGGTCGTTACAGGAACTGTGTATGCAGGTTTAGCTCATGCTAATGATGCGCATGCTGATATTCAATTGATGCCAGCAAAAAAAACGGTACGTCTGCGCAGTATTCATGCTCAAAATACGCCCAGTGCTACGGCTTTAGCCGGACAGCGTTGTGCGCTTAATTTGGCAGGTATTGCCAAAGACCAAATAGAGCGTGGCGATTGGATTGCGGATGCACGGTGTTTTGAACCTTCTGTACGTGTGGATGTACGTTTAAATTTATTGTCTAGTGCTGATGCGGCGATTAAAACGTGGTCTCCTCTGCATGTACATATCGGTGCAGCCCATTATTTGGCGCATGTGGTGCCTCTTAGCCAAGATCTAATCCAACCAGGACAAACAGCGTTGGCTCAATTGGTATTTGATACACCAATTTGCGCTATGCCCAGTGACCGTTTTATTTTGCGTAACGCTCAGGCGAAACTCACCGTAGGGGGAGGGGTTGTTCTGGATCCGAATGCCCCAGATCGAAAACGTAGGGCGTTGGCGCGTCTAGCTTGGTTAGATGGGGTAGAGAGCTATTTAGACGGCAGGGGGTTGGAGTCGTTGTTGCGTCAGGCTCCTTATGGTTTAAGTGTCCTGTTTTTGCAGCGTTTAATTGGGGGCGAGGTCCATGATTTACGGATTCCAGAGTCAGCCCTATGGGTAAAATCGTCTCGTCATAGCTCACAGGTTCTCATCCATAACAATGCATGGGAGTATTTATTAGCGCGGGTTGAAACAGTATTGGCAGAGGCTCATGAACGTTACCCTGATGAACCGGGGGTAGAGGCGGCTCGATTACGCCGTATGGTGGCTCCCAAAGCGTCTGATGCCTTATGGTTTGCTGTATTGCAGACTTTAACAGAGCGTCATCGGGTTGCACTAAATGGGCCGTGGTATCACTTGACGGCCCATACCGTGAGCTTTAGCCCCGAAGAGGAGTCTATTGCGCACCAGTTGATAGGGCTATCTTATGCGGGCCAGTATAATCCGCCGTGGGTACGGGATATGGCGGCCACTTTAGAGGTTCCAGAGGACCAGTTACGTGCGCTAGGGCGTAAATTAGTTCGCCAAGGGGTGTTGTTTCAGGTCGTGCGTGATCTATACTATCATCGAGATCATGTTGTTGCTTTAGCAAATCATTTCTCGGAGCTTTCCGCTGAAAAAGGGCTTAAAGCCGCTGATTTTAGGGATCATTTGTCCTTAGGGCGAAAAAGAACGATTCAAATCCTCGAATTCTTTGAGCGTATTGGCTATACTCGTCGATTAAGGGATCGTCATTTAATTCGTCCTGATAATACTGTTTTTAGCAAATCATCCACTTAA
- the selA gene encoding L-seryl-tRNA(Sec) selenium transferase, whose translation MSSPCQSTDRLACAADIPAVDRLLKQAGIIALVQQHGHQLVTQQLRYVLNELRQQALANALPMHQLEPGTLLLRFNEHLKRYLQPKLRPMINLTGTVLHTNLGRALLPDEAIQSVVTALKTPSNLEFDVATGKRGDRDDLIEDLICELTGAEAATVVNNNAAAVLLMLGTMATDKEVIVSRGELVEIGGAFRIPDIMKRAGAQLVEVGTTNRTHAYDYESAITTNTGMLMKVHCSNYAVVGFTKEVPLDEMVAIGRRHGIPTTVDLGSGTLVDLAQWGLPQEPTVKQTIEAGADVVTFSGDKLLGGPQAGLIVGRKDLIQAIKKNPLKRALRVGKLTLAALEPVLSLYRSPELLSERLTTLRLLTRPQAEMQQQANFLQPLLQQTLGADYCVEAEPMFSQIGSGAMPVDVLPSYGLAVRYVGSGRAGRPIMQVEQWLRGLDRPVIGRIHHDTLYLDLRCLSDEDLTQLPLLWSTPLA comes from the coding sequence ATGTCATCGCCTTGTCAGTCTACTGATCGTTTAGCTTGTGCAGCAGATATTCCTGCTGTGGATCGTTTATTAAAACAGGCAGGTATTATTGCCTTAGTACAGCAGCATGGTCATCAGTTGGTGACTCAGCAGTTACGCTATGTGCTAAATGAATTGCGTCAACAGGCGCTAGCAAATGCTTTGCCCATGCATCAATTAGAGCCTGGCACATTGCTGCTACGTTTTAATGAGCACCTTAAACGTTATTTACAGCCTAAGTTACGTCCAATGATTAATTTGACGGGGACGGTATTGCATACGAACTTAGGGCGAGCTTTATTACCTGACGAGGCGATTCAATCGGTAGTGACGGCATTGAAAACGCCCTCTAATTTAGAGTTTGATGTGGCCACCGGTAAACGGGGCGACAGAGATGATCTAATCGAAGACCTAATTTGTGAGCTAACCGGCGCAGAGGCCGCTACGGTGGTAAATAACAATGCCGCAGCGGTTTTATTGATGCTAGGAACAATGGCTACAGATAAAGAGGTCATTGTGTCGCGTGGCGAGCTCGTCGAAATCGGGGGCGCTTTTCGCATTCCTGATATTATGAAACGTGCGGGCGCGCAGTTGGTTGAGGTGGGCACAACCAATCGTACACATGCTTATGATTACGAAAGTGCGATTACAACGAATACGGGTATGCTCATGAAGGTCCACTGCAGTAATTATGCAGTGGTCGGTTTTACCAAAGAGGTACCTTTGGATGAAATGGTAGCAATCGGTCGTCGGCACGGCATTCCTACGACAGTGGATTTAGGCAGTGGCACCTTAGTGGATTTGGCACAATGGGGCTTGCCTCAAGAGCCAACCGTGAAACAAACCATCGAGGCAGGGGCCGATGTGGTGACTTTTAGCGGTGATAAACTATTAGGTGGGCCGCAAGCTGGGTTGATTGTGGGTCGCAAAGACTTGATACAGGCCATTAAAAAAAATCCGCTAAAAAGAGCATTACGTGTAGGGAAATTGACATTGGCCGCTTTAGAGCCAGTCTTATCTCTTTATCGTAGTCCCGAACTTTTATCTGAACGCTTGACGACGTTACGTTTGTTGACTCGACCTCAGGCAGAGATGCAACAGCAGGCAAATTTCTTACAGCCTTTATTGCAGCAGACCTTAGGGGCTGATTATTGTGTTGAGGCTGAACCTATGTTTAGTCAAATTGGTAGCGGCGCTATGCCTGTAGATGTGCTACCTAGCTACGGCTTAGCCGTTCGTTATGTGGGTTCAGGTCGTGCTGGACGTCCTATTATGCAAGTAGAGCAGTGGTTACGCGGTTTAGATCGTCCGGTTATTGGTCGTATACACCACGATACGTTGTATTTGGATTTACGTTGCCTGAGTGACGAAGACCTAACGCAGTTACCGCTTTTATGGAGTACTCCCTTAGCATGA
- the fdhE gene encoding formate dehydrogenase accessory protein FdhE, with product MQRILPRGEIESLDHTHIPRIFQAQERFVFQERANRLRQLAADSAIGGYLLLMAHVVDAQHEALSIPRSFPSASSEVIDRAQAHGMPPLQATGWPRDPQWLVILTEILDYVQKQSDVSDAAKGIMQGIATDIADQPEIIESLADALLARFDEGIDAARAPFVMAALQVYWTRLAIDFDKDQLPVITPFGVCPCCGSLPVSTVVRIGGSREGMRYATCSLCSTEWHIVRVTCTHCEDTQKVSFHAIEEGSDAIKAEACGSCNTYRKIFYQEKDQMVEAVADDLASLELDMLMGDEGFFRINDNPLLWQQSSSEE from the coding sequence ATGCAACGCATTCTGCCCCGTGGTGAGATCGAGAGTTTGGATCACACCCATATCCCCCGTATATTCCAAGCACAAGAACGTTTTGTGTTCCAAGAGCGCGCCAATCGTCTGCGTCAATTAGCGGCAGACAGTGCAATAGGTGGCTATTTGTTATTGATGGCGCATGTGGTTGATGCCCAGCATGAGGCGTTGTCTATACCTCGATCTTTTCCTAGTGCCTCTTCAGAGGTGATTGATCGGGCACAGGCCCATGGTATGCCACCACTTCAAGCAACAGGCTGGCCGCGTGATCCACAGTGGTTGGTTATTCTGACCGAAATCCTTGATTATGTGCAAAAACAGAGTGACGTGTCTGATGCTGCTAAAGGTATTATGCAAGGCATTGCCACAGACATCGCTGATCAGCCTGAAATTATCGAATCATTAGCTGATGCTTTACTTGCTCGGTTTGATGAGGGGATTGATGCGGCTCGTGCGCCGTTTGTTATGGCGGCCTTACAGGTATATTGGACACGATTAGCCATTGATTTTGATAAAGATCAGCTGCCTGTTATTACTCCATTTGGTGTTTGTCCTTGTTGTGGTAGCTTGCCTGTATCTACTGTGGTGCGTATAGGTGGCTCCAGAGAGGGAATGCGTTATGCGACCTGTTCTCTTTGCTCTACCGAGTGGCATATCGTACGAGTGACCTGTACACATTGCGAGGATACACAAAAGGTTTCCTTCCATGCAATCGAAGAGGGCTCTGATGCAATTAAAGCTGAGGCCTGTGGTTCATGTAATACCTACCGTAAAATCTTTTACCAAGAGAAAGATCAGATGGTAGAGGCCGTAGCGGATGATTTAGCCAGTCTAGAGTTAGATATGTTGATGGGGGATGAGGGCTTTTTCCGTATCAACGATAATCCATTGTTATGGCAACAGTCGTCGTCTGAAGAGTAA
- a CDS encoding formate dehydrogenase subunit gamma, whose protein sequence is MSDPKKYSIVRYTPGQRINHWIIALSFVLLAVSGLALFHPSMFWMTNLLGGGPWTRILHPFIGVVMFVSFFAFAIRLWRFNKITKKDREWLAAMPKVLKNETAGVPDTDRYNGGQKLLFYVLILLMLGLMASGVVMWREYFSHLFGIEMVRLASLLHAFFAFLLICAIIIHIYAGIWVKGSVRAMTRGTVTPGWAWKNHRDWYRRIVRNPDAE, encoded by the coding sequence ATGTCTGATCCTAAAAAATACTCTATTGTTCGGTACACACCGGGCCAGCGTATCAATCACTGGATCATTGCTTTAAGCTTTGTGCTTTTAGCAGTTTCTGGCTTGGCTTTGTTTCATCCGTCGATGTTTTGGATGACAAACCTGCTAGGTGGTGGTCCTTGGACGCGTATTCTGCATCCCTTTATTGGGGTGGTGATGTTCGTTAGCTTCTTTGCGTTTGCTATTCGTTTATGGCGTTTTAACAAAATAACGAAAAAAGACCGCGAGTGGTTAGCCGCTATGCCTAAGGTATTGAAAAACGAAACGGCTGGCGTGCCAGACACCGATCGCTATAACGGTGGCCAAAAGCTCTTGTTCTATGTATTAATTCTATTAATGCTAGGGCTTATGGCTTCGGGCGTAGTGATGTGGCGTGAATACTTCTCGCATCTATTCGGTATAGAAATGGTGCGGTTGGCGTCATTGCTGCATGCTTTCTTTGCCTTTTTGCTAATTTGTGCGATTATTATTCACATTTATGCAGGTATCTGGGTAAAAGGTTCTGTTCGTGCCATGACACGTGGCACGGTTACCCCAGGTTGGGCATGGAAAAACCACCGCGATTGGTACAGACGTATCGTACGTAATCCTGACGCAGAATAA
- the fdxH gene encoding formate dehydrogenase subunit beta — protein MALKAMDIKRRSATTTPSPGVRHPIPATEGVAKLIDTSKCIGCKACQVACMEWNDLRDEIGHNVGVYDNPADLTENTWTLMRFAEHEKDDGDLEWLIRKDGCMHCEDPGCLKACPSPGAIVQHTNGIVDFNQENCIGCGYCVTGCPFDVPRISKTDNKAYKCTLCSDRVAVGQEPACVKTCPTGAIVFGTKEEMKHHAEGRIVDLQSRGYDNAGLYDPQGVGGTHVMYVLHHADKPELYSNLPKDPQISPMVSVWKGLAKPFGVATMAITALVGFIHYMRTGPVEVTEEDERAAKEETHV, from the coding sequence ATGGCATTAAAAGCAATGGATATTAAACGTCGTTCCGCAACGACGACTCCTTCACCTGGCGTTCGTCATCCGATACCGGCTACAGAAGGTGTTGCCAAACTAATCGATACATCAAAATGTATTGGTTGTAAGGCATGTCAGGTAGCCTGTATGGAGTGGAACGATCTGCGTGATGAAATTGGTCATAACGTGGGTGTTTACGATAATCCGGCGGATTTAACCGAAAACACATGGACCTTGATGCGTTTTGCGGAACACGAGAAAGACGATGGTGATCTAGAGTGGTTAATTCGCAAAGATGGCTGTATGCATTGCGAAGACCCGGGCTGTTTAAAAGCATGTCCCTCACCGGGTGCTATTGTTCAGCACACAAACGGCATTGTGGACTTCAACCAAGAAAACTGTATTGGTTGTGGTTACTGTGTAACAGGCTGTCCTTTTGATGTACCTCGTATTTCAAAAACAGACAATAAAGCCTATAAATGTACGTTGTGTTCTGACCGTGTTGCCGTAGGTCAAGAGCCGGCTTGTGTAAAAACATGTCCTACTGGTGCGATCGTTTTTGGTACCAAAGAGGAAATGAAGCATCATGCCGAGGGCCGTATCGTAGACTTGCAATCTCGTGGTTACGACAATGCAGGTTTGTATGACCCACAAGGTGTTGGTGGTACACACGTTATGTATGTGTTGCACCATGCTGATAAACCGGAGCTTTACAGCAACTTGCCTAAAGATCCGCAAATCAGCCCGATGGTTTCTGTTTGGAAGGGTTTGGCGAAACCATTTGGTGTAGCAACTATGGCTATTACTGCTTTGGTAGGGTTCATTCACTACATGCGCACTGGTCCAGTAGAGGTTACCGAAGAGGACGAACGCGCAGCCAAGGAGGAAACTCATGTCTGA